GGCAAAACGATAGCCAAGTTCAAATCCTTGACAACTCAGGTGTTGTTTTGTTTGATTCAATCGCTTCTTCTGAAATTGGTTCTATACTGAATACAAAGGACATAATAGAAGCCAGGGAAGGTGGAACTGGCATAAATAAAGATACTAATATAGACTCTAAAGAACAGGTTTTATCAATATCCTACCCATTAAAGGCATCTGACCAACAAGTTGGTATTCTTAGGTTAACTAGTTCTATGGATAGGGTAAATAAACAAATTAATAAGGATGCATTTATATATCTTTTATTTGGAATTATTATAAGTATATTAGCCCTGCTAGTTTCATTTATAGCTGCAAAAAGTTTTATACAACCAATTAAAGAATTGATTGGTGTATCAGAAGTACTTGCCCAAGGAGATTATACAATTAAGGCTGATGACTCAAGGGAAGATGAGATTGCTGAATTAGCTTCAACCATCAACCTATTGAGTGAAAATGTAGTCAAGAGAGAAGATATGAAAAATGAATTTATATCTTCTGTTTCTCATGAATTAAGGACACCTTTAACATCAATTAAAGGATGGGCTATAACTCTACAATCAGAAACTATTCAAAAAGATCCAGATATGGTTAGCCAAGGCCTAAAGATTATAGAATCAGAAGGAGATAGGCTTTCTATGATGGTTGAAGACTTACTAGACTTCTCAAGGATATCTTCAAGTACTTTTAAATATGAAAAAGAAAAAATTGATATAGTGGATTTAGTTAAACAAGTGCACACTCAACTTTTACCAAGATGCCAATCAGATGGAATCAAATTTACTTTTACAACTTATTATAAATCTTTATTTATAAATGCGGATACAAATAGGATGAAAGAAGTATTTATAAATATTATTGATAATGCTATTAAGTTTACAGATTTAGGCGGAAATATAGATATTGTTATAGATTTAAATGATAATGATATCGAAATAAGCATTAAAGATGATGGAGAAGGGATAAAGGAAGATGAAATTGCTTTTGTAGCAAGTAAGTTTTATAAAGGGTCTTCATCAAAGTCTCAAACAGGTTTGGGGCTTTCTATTTGTGAAGAAATTGTAAAAGCCCATGACGGTAAACTTATCATAAAGTCCAAGTATGGTATGGGTACTGTCGTAAGCGTAGTATTACCGAGGTTAGAAGATGAAAAGACTATTTAAACTATTAATAATATTTACTCTTGCAATAATTTTTTCATCATGTGTAAATGCTTATAAAGATGATCTTAGTGATTTAATTCAAACGCCTAAGCAAAATAATCCGATAATTGAGGGAACTTGGGAAGTAGTAGAAGTTAAGGGAAATAACTCAGAGGATAAGTCTAATAATATAAAATTAGGCGATAAATTATATGTAAATAAAAATTTAGTTGCCATAAATGATTCCTATGCTTTTCCTCCAAGCTTTTCATCTAAGTATGTAAAATTATCAGATTATTTAAAAAATAGGGGAATAGATACCAAGGCTGATTTTAAAGATAGAAATGTCATAGTTATTAACGCTTCTCAGGGGCAATTATTTTCAAGGGATTTAATAATTACTGGTGATAAGTATTTATTTTTGATTAAAGACGAAAATATTATAAGTCTTAAAAAAATTTCTGATAAGGTTGACTCTAAAGTCCAAGATACTTACGCTAAACTCGCTTCTAAAGAGAGGATTACTACTGATGATGGGGAAGATATAGCCGAGGATTTATCTCTTCTCCTAGGCGTAAGAGAAAGGGTAGATCCTGAAAGCGATGATCCTATTTATAAGTATTACACATATTTAATAAGGGTAGAACCAGATGATACAATTAAGTATCAAAAAGCGGAGGATATCTTTATTAGAAACCAAGACGAATATTGGAGAGTATCTCTAGATATAAATAATTTTACTGATTTATATGATGAAATAAGGGCTTATCCTGTAAAGGTTAAAGAAAAAGAAAATGATGAGCTTCTTTTAAAAAATTACACTTTTAAGGATATAAATCTAAATATGAGACTTAACTTCATATCAAAGGATTTTATTTCAATAGATTATACCAATAATGATGATTCTAATCCTATTAGAAAATATGCCTTAATGGAAACAAATAATATAGCAGATAATAAGTTTATGTCAATTGAAGAATTTACTGGGGAAGACCAAAGTGACTTAATTTTTAAAGAGAAGGTTAAAGATGAAATAAACAAAAACTTCCCAAAAACCGATGTTAATGATATAAAAGTTGATAATACTAACTTCGGTATCGTAAGAAATCAAGGGATATGGACATTCCAATCTTCAATTTTTAAAGGGAATGGAGATGAGTTTGTTCAAAATTTCTTTAATGTTGATATAGCGATTGGAGATTCTATTTTAAATCCTGGTAATCAAATTATCAATAGAGATCAGGTCTTTAATATCAATACACAATTTAAGGATTATTTGGTTTTAGCCAACCAAAGATATATCCTAATTCAAACACCAGATGAAATATTAATCCATAGGATAAAGGATGGGATAATAGAAAAAACACCTGTCTATGCCATTGCAACAAGAGTGCCAGCTACAATTGTTAGTGTTGACCAATATTTAGGTTCTAATGCAACAGATGTAGAAAAGGCATTTGAAAAGTATAATTATATAATAGGAAAATAAGATTGACTTACTCATTCATTATTTGATATTATTTAATAGGAGATAGTATGGAACTAGTTTTTGCAAGTAACAATATAAATAAATTAGAACAAGTAAAATTACTTTTAGATAACGATAAAGTACTTATGCCAAAAGATATTGGTATTGAAGGCTTTGATGTTATTGAAGATGGACATACTCTTAAAGAAAATGCCTTTAAAAAAGCAAATGAACTATATAAATCATGCAAGAAAAGAGTTTTTTCTGATGATACAGGTCTTTTTGTAAAGGCGCTTGATAATAGGCCTGGCATATATGCTCATAGGTATGCAGGCGAAGATGCCACAGATAAGGATAATAGGGATAAGCTTTTAGATGAATTATCAGATAAGGCTAACCGAGATGCCTATTT
This genomic window from Anaerococcus murdochii contains:
- a CDS encoding sensor histidine kinase is translated as MEIGKSFKKTTETTKNLIGSKSIKYTVIKIIMLFVLTIVIGFEIFAYNSIKNYYESSLISSMKNQARISQLQYSSYMSRYDLQEVIIGDKNLFYRQNDSQVQILDNSGVVLFDSIASSEIGSILNTKDIIEAREGGTGINKDTNIDSKEQVLSISYPLKASDQQVGILRLTSSMDRVNKQINKDAFIYLLFGIIISILALLVSFIAAKSFIQPIKELIGVSEVLAQGDYTIKADDSREDEIAELASTINLLSENVVKREDMKNEFISSVSHELRTPLTSIKGWAITLQSETIQKDPDMVSQGLKIIESEGDRLSMMVEDLLDFSRISSSTFKYEKEKIDIVDLVKQVHTQLLPRCQSDGIKFTFTTYYKSLFINADTNRMKEVFINIIDNAIKFTDLGGNIDIVIDLNDNDIEISIKDDGEGIKEDEIAFVASKFYKGSSSKSQTGLGLSICEEIVKAHDGKLIIKSKYGMGTVVSVVLPRLEDEKTI
- the rdgB gene encoding RdgB/HAM1 family non-canonical purine NTP pyrophosphatase; this translates as MELVFASNNINKLEQVKLLLDNDKVLMPKDIGIEGFDVIEDGHTLKENAFKKANELYKSCKKRVFSDDTGLFVKALDNRPGIYAHRYAGEDATDKDNRDKLLDELSDKANRDAYFLTVICFIDEDGKDYYFEGRLDGTISEIELGDGGFGYDKIFYVKKYEKSLGQMDINFKNQISHRGLAMKEFKKFLEDKYENLNN